The DNA sequence caccatttgccatgtgttggtgatttgtggtgagatgagatcatccctagttaactatataattaactagccattccttcctaactatcacttggtttcttgtttgatcaaccatccacttgccttgccacttgcaaaggtatttacaagagtcgttattcatttctttgtccggttatcactcaatctcgttgatcgtttggttaaataccttaatggttttattgataaaatcttcttggtatttttaatacctaaattaattctcctttataatccttgaatttaaaatccttcatcttaatattaattccttaaatcccttaatgtctggtggaaatctcggggaaaaataaaagtgctcgttttcaaaatccgacagcttttacatacacttattttctttatggaatactaatacgatcttagaatttccataacagtactcctatatatcgtggtctgataatttttcttaatcagcattgtcagcaaaagttactattcatccgggtttcaaaaatctccaaaatttggggttattacatggttaatgattatcttatacatgacaaagattttcagaaaaatgttgagacaaggttagatatatgagatcaccttgcaacgatattttatacagttataaactggaactctgggtatattatacatggcagaggatttcaaagattttgaaaagtatatatgtatatatactgaatattttgcgacttcgtcgcattaagatatcaaacttggttcattttttttgaccaagactttcatgagtactatgagaatgctcatatattgttaattattatacatattatttcggtggacttgttgctcactcttgctttcttctttcatcacacaacaacagatagacaagatgaacatgaccaagctcccaattcatgagcggataggaaacgttctgcagtttcctgtaggcgttgatgccgttgtagctaaggtcagaactaccaataggctaggctttcaacttttgatgtaccagacttatgtatacttatgaattgcAATAATGgaaaaaaatatgtaaatttattcagaaacccttttaaggtgtaatggtttataattgtggaataaaatgacgtgtgttatttttgggtattcatctctgagactataaattatggtgtgtgtgtgtatattgtggggtcacagtacgtagtagttagttgattattaagattaagtattatttagggaaatggaactcgtgacaacccggatccccgaccccggatttgggggtgttacactagcTCAATCACATGACTAGCATCTGCATTATACTTCTTCAAAAGAgaaacgtgaaacacgttatgaaaaTGTTGCATCTGCAGAGGTAACGCTAACTTATATGCTACTTTTCCATTTTTCCTTAgcacttcgaatggtccaatatattTAGGACTCAGCTTGCCGTTCTTCCCGAATCTGGATAGACCTTTCCATGGAGGGATCTTTTATAATACTTTGATTGCGGGTGCGAACATCACATCCTTTTTTATTTTGATCTGCATCTTTCTtctgtcgatcttgagcagcaatcaGCCTTTTACGAATCACATCCATTTTCTCTTTTATTTGTTGCATCAACTATGGGCTAATAATTTACGTTCGCCAACTTCGTCCCAGTAGGTAGGGGAtctgcactttcttccatacaatgcCTCGTAAGGCGGCATGTCGATAATTGCGTGATAACTATTattataagagaattcaatcaaagGAAAAAGGTCATCTCAATTCCCTTTGAAATCCAATGCACAAGTTCGCAACACACCTTCGATTATTTGAATAGTCCTTTTGCTTTGTCCGATGTTCTgtggatgatatgccgtactcatttttcAATTTAGCTTCCAAATGATCACGAAATTGTCACCAAGATCTCGAGTTAAATTTCGGATCTCTACCGGATatgatagacactggaactccgtgacgcatcacgatttcatTCAAATACATCTTAACTAAAATTTTCCAATGCGAATCTTTCACTGATATGcaagaaatgcgctgactttgtcaatcgatcAATTATTACCCATATTGTGTCATGATTAGACTTAGTCTTTGGTAATCTTACCACGAAATTCATCGCGATAAACTCCCATTTCCGTTCAGGTATGTCTAGTGGGtgaagcaatccactcggtcgctgatgttccgctCTTACTTTctggcacgtataacatttacttatccatttcgcaatcttcctttttcatatttggccaccaataactttcttttaagtCCTTTTACATTTTTGTACTGCCATGGTGAATCGATaatcttgagttatgcgcttcatgAAAAATCTCGTGTTTCAATTTCATAACACTAAAAATTTCAGATACGCGAGCAACTTGGTATATTCCTTtattatccttttgagccttaaTTCCCTTTCTACACAACTTATCCTTCTCGTGGGTTATTATTTGTTCTTGATGACGTCGAATCTTTTCTAAAAtttccggctgaaaagtcattgcataCATTACCTCACTTCCCATTTCTGGAATTCGAACTTCCATTTCCAACTTCCcaaaatccttgattaattcctcagatgaagtttAATACATTCAACCCTTCTTTACGGCTTAGCGCATatgctacaacattcgcctttccggGAGGATAACTGATAATACCGTcaaaatctttgatcaattccaaccatctccttcgCCACATAGTCAGTTTTTTTCTACGTAataatatactttaaacttttgtggtctgtataaatctcacactttacACCATAcgaataatgcctccaaatcttaagggcaaatataatcgctgctaattctagatcatgcgtaagATATTTTTGCTCGTGTGGATTTAATTTCCTTGTCACAGATACTATCACTTTCccgtgttgcatcaacacacaacttAGCCCTTTATACGAAAGATCGATATGGATCAGAAACTTACCTTTTCGTTGGGTGAAACCTACACTAATGcggttaccaaccttttctttaacttTTGAAAGCTTCCTTCATACTTATCCATCCAAACAAACTTTttattcttccttgtcaacttagttaatgggacaacaatcttagaaaaatcttgtacaAATCTCCTATAATACCCTGCTAATCCAAGAGAGCTTATGACTTCTATAGGAGTCTTAGGCCTATCCCAATTCGTCAAAGCTTCTATTTTGGCCGGGTCTACTTTTAATACCTTCAATGTTAcctacatgtccaagaaattgaacttcctttaaccaaaactcacgcttcgaaaactttgcatataacttctcgttcctcaaaatctccaaatGTTCCATGTATTCTTCCTCCGACTtgaagtatatcaagatatcgtCAATAAATAATGCGAtcacgaacttatccaaatattccttgaatacTCTATTCCTGAGATCCATAAATGTAGCTGGCACATTTGTCAATCCAAACACCATCACAAtaactcatagtgtccatatcttaTTCGAAATGCCATCTTGGGTATATCGTCCGCTTAATCTtcagctgatgatacccagatcttaagcCAATCTTTGAGAAACACATAGCTCCTTCCAATTTATCAAAGCAAGTCATCGATTCAcggtagaggatacttattcttattcCTCAACTCATTCAGTTCGTGATAATTGATACACAGCCTCATACTTTTATCTTTCTTATTTACAAATAGCACTGGTGCACCCCTCAGGGATACACTCAGGaaaataactcctttatccagcAATTCTTGCAACTATATTGCTAACTCTTTTATCTCGACAGGCGCCattcgatagggagctttcgatattGATTCCGTTctaggagccaaatcaatcgtaaactcgaccTCTCGAtttggaggtagtccaggtaattcatatggaaacacatcgggaaaatcTTTAAATAtcggaatatcttcaatccttaagGACTCCTTTTCTACATCCTTCGCATGTGCTAAATACGCTTCACACCCATGTCATAACAGTCTCTTCGTTTGTATAGCCATTAGAAACTTCTTCTCTTtcttctttcctttgaatatcacttcaatACCATCCTTGGTCTCtaatttcactttcttgcttCTACATTCAATTTGTACATAGTGGTTTGaaaaccaatccatccctaatagaacgtcgaattctcctaacttaaaaagAATTAAGTTAGCGGAAAAGTGCTGACCTTCTATAACCCGATCGCAAATGGGACAGATTCTCTTGGCAGTAACCCTTTCTTGATTCGCTACTTCTCTAATCAAATTAGGTTCGAGAGGGTATGCAACACACTTTAATATAGAAATAACACTTTCAGCAATAaaggatctagttgctccagaatccattaacactttAACTTCTACCAAGTTTATATCAAGCATATCTGCCACCACATCCGCATTCTGTacaacatctttcattgtcatgttgaacgTTCTTGCCCTTGGCTGAGCTGCTGGTGCTGCAGAGGGCAATGGTCCAGTAATCCTAAGCACATTCGCCGTCTGAACATGCTCCTTACAGTTCCTTGGCATATGGCCCACCTTTCAATTAGTCAATTTCGGCTTCCCTGCTTCACTTGGGCATTCCGTCGTATAGTGACCTTCTTGATTGTACTTAAAACAAATCACGTCTTCTTGTCTCAGATTCAGAAACCTCATCTCAGACTGGACTTGCATATAATTTGGAAAATACTTCTTTAAAACATCTCTGTTAACTTCTCCCAGATTATAACTTTTCCTTCAAGCAGCGCCTTTGAAGATTTCTACCTATAACTTGCCTCAACCTAAAGGTAATAACTTGCGTACCGCGCCTTTTTCTCATCCTTAACTTCCTCCAACTCGAACgcttttccatttctctcaaccacgactgagctttGATTGGTTCTACCAATCCTACAAATTATTGGGGATGCACGGgctgaaaatgtttgaagtttccGACTTTAGGGGCTACATTTTATTGTAAAAGTTGAACAAGTTGGTTCATCATAGAAGtatcttggtttagttcttggtctTAGGTTTGAGTTTTTGATTGGTGGTTTGGTGATGTGACCATTCTTTACAATCTTGATTGAGAAATTATTTAGTAATACGATAACAtagttgttaggtcacacacactgtagagggtgtgaatacagtgtataatacaatcaaatcgaactttaatatcttaagtaacagaaaacaaactttattgaaacaataaactctgttacagtatggaactgttacctctcagtgatgaataaatatcacgagagctactagggttacaatgaataatcttctcgaatatgataacacttatagtgtaaacctatgtctgtgtttatatactacacagttacaagataatcgctaattgatatggaatataattttgcttcctaaaatatatcaatcagatatcttttcatccaagtattccattcttcacggaactccttcttcatgcatatctcttcttatgtttatcttgatcttctttcctttaaccagctactgtccttatctgatcgtccttcagcacttaagttctgatatctaacttctgatgattatctcctgataatataagtactgatatccttaagtcctgacttccagtataagtactgatcaatagttaagtactgatttgtcctgttaagtaagatctgaaatctaaacataaattatattagccatgacattatcaaatatatctaacaatctcccccaacttgtaaattagcataatatacaagtttaacagatatttgatgatgtcaaaaatattaagtacaaatgcatgagaattagactagataactacaacttacagtccttaaagctttaccaatatttaacttctgataacaactttagtctgtacaaatatcagaatttaagtagttgtagatcttcgacttggcttcatcatctgatctctctaatgtcaggagttgttctgagatagttcttcaacaaacatttctcagcatatctgagttcattaatcattctccttttggcatctttaagctctgcagtatcttcaccagtttgaaagattgcagctctgagatcaatgatctttgcttttctcaactcctgatctagtcttatgacataggctttgtcagactccagattgaattcaagtcccttaataccaagatatgttctgatatgtgcagtattaggtttcatatcaacaatatcaccattgtgatctctgtactttggaacatatgtgctgtcagacttaacagaataaagccttttctgtctctgaatctattcttttaaatagtttgcagcagtccctgttattttgtcatccacttgaagtaagaaaagtacatgctccaattcttcaaaatacttcaatggaatggcattttgtcttatatgataaactctaccatctgtcatgaaatataacatgatgtattctttcaagtaggtatggtaaaccatctgtacagattctagttgattcaatctctcaggagttgctccaatacctggttcactcaaggaagttggatcattggtagtgttatgtattctcctttcatcagcacttcccaatccatttttatctcttgcttcctttccagtacctactcttgcttcaaaaccacttacagtagtcttcaaaggttgagtctgttttgctttagtgaatcctggtaggattGTTTTtagtctatcttctgatatcaagttaacttgagctatgtcagaggttacttgcttcttctgaatatcagaacttacaatttcttgactctgaacaacttgagccatgtcagaggttgttttaagaacttttcttgaagtcaaagcaagattatccttttcatcagtaatttcttcatcctcaggaggcacataaaccttgataggttcaccaactttttctttacccttggatcttggatctatctgcggttgtgatctagccaatgttgcttcagtaagtgtcctttctttgatcacaatgcctttgagttttggaagtggctttttaccagaagcttcagatttagatgtgactttctctgatttaagcctggcttcttctttcattaaactctccaagtccatttctggattttcctgaagaaataactatcttgacatttcctcatcaagatctaaaagttcatcagaacttatccttttaccagtagcagaacttattctgttctcagtatcagaacttgtcctgtgactagcttgtcttgatgtgaatcctctaccttgactatgacctctacccattccagagtttcc is a window from the Apium graveolens cultivar Ventura chromosome 1, ASM990537v1, whole genome shotgun sequence genome containing:
- the LOC141670284 gene encoding uncharacterized protein LOC141670284 gives rise to the protein MPRNCKEHVQTANVLRITGPLPSAAPAAQPRARTFNMTMKDVVQNADVVADMLDINLVEVKVLMDSGATRSFIAESVISILKCVAYPLEPNLIREVANQERVTAKRICPICDRVIEGQHFSANLILFKLGEFDVLLGMDWFSNHYVQIECRSKKVKLETKDGIEVIFKGKKKEKKFLMAIQTKRLL